A window of the Vanessa cardui chromosome 25, ilVanCard2.1, whole genome shotgun sequence genome harbors these coding sequences:
- the LOC124540483 gene encoding trypsin CFT-1-like: MWCVILILNLIVCSYAQTVPTSNLSVGGAIDVTSTRIIGGNATTVEKYPFIVQILYSSQLSCGGSLITQWHVLSAAHCFVAQNGIQVSPFYFSVRVGSSYINRGGLLRQVSLIVVHESYNTPLRDNDVAVLTLSSFVPLSASVGIATLPTAKVRLSDGTPVIILGWGRTNASVAQGSTVLNEVRVYTVSHETCAARYAMLETPGYPYPVTDNMFCAGLLDVGGKDACQGDSGGPVVANGVVVGLTSWGWGCADPMFPGVNTRVAAYFNWINSTVYGVAFPRSSSAASLHFNLLLLAFSIIAIR, from the exons ATGTGGtgtgtcattttaattttaaatttaatagtgtGCT cttaCGCACAAACTGTCCCCACATCAAACTTGAGCGTTGGCGGCGCTATAGACGTCACCAGCACGCGCATCATTGGTGGAAATGCTACTACCGTGGAAAAGTATCCGTTTATTGTACAG ATCCTGTACTCATCTCAACTATCATGCGGCGGTTCCTTAATAACACAGTGGCACGTGCTCTCCGCCGCTCATTGCTTCGTTGCTCA gAATGGCATACAAGTAAGCCCGTTCTACTTCAGCGTCAGAGTAGGATcttcatatataaatagag GCGGGCTGCTGCGCCAAGTGTCGCTGATCGTGGTCCACGAGTCGTACAACACGCCGTTGCGCGACAACGACGTGGCGGTGCTGACATTATCGTCGTTCGTGCCGCTGTCGGCGTCTGTGGGGATCGCTACCCTGCCGACCGCAAAAGTTAGGCTGTCGGACGGAACGCCCGTTATTATCCTCGGCTGGGGACGGACCAAT GCGTCGGTGGCGCAAGGGTCGACAGTGCTGAACGAGGTGCGAGTGTACACGGTGTCGCACGAAACGTGCGCGGCGCGCTACGCCATGTTGGAGACCCCGGGGTATCCCTACCCCGTCACTGACAACATGTTCTGCGCGGGCTTGCTCGACGTGGGCG GTAAGGACGCGTGCCAAGGCGACAGCGGCGGGCCGGTGGTGGCGAACGGCGTGGTGGTCGGCCTGACGTCGTGGGGGTGGGGCTGTGCGGACCCGATGTTCCCTGGAGTCAACACGCGCGTGGCGGCATACTTCAATTGGATCAACTCCACC GTGTACGGCGTGGCCTTCCCGCGGTCCAGCAGCGCCGCCTCTCTTCATTTCAATCTCCTACTACTAGCTTTTAGCATTATTGCA ATCCGCTAG
- the LOC124540482 gene encoding serine/threonine-protein kinase WNK1-like isoform X5, protein MCMCMLEMATGEYPYSECSGPAQIYKKVVSGVKPQSLEKVTIPEVKDIIESCIKPNKADRPKVKDLLNHEFFGEDIGLRLEIVGRDLVTSSDITKIQFRLKIIDPKKRSYTHKENEAIQFEFDMQHDDCEEVAKDMAKAGLIMEEDARIVFKLLKSQLISLNRERSEKKAQMLFNQELINEQNMQQQLLLEQQLRQVKMIQNQQQSGPVDPVKAGLLNGVGPQQTLASVQLDQQSQLLQAQQQLLQHQFQQHLNNEEKAMKLFQHNLMQARMSPSLTGDQQILQQQQLLQQQQFLEQNLKQQVMMEQNLLNQQMLEQTVTNQVLMEQQAQQALFEPQQNTLQPNLLNQQLVANEINNQNQALQQQIIQQQQNIIAHQAAAIQQKQLEEQFTAQENMMTGPQTNLVSNQVLDPSLQNLQNILAQIIHRPDTLQSRKDSESEQMQQQQLLQQQQQAQQQQQQQQQQQQQQQQQHQQQQQQQQQQQQQHPQQIQQQIINQQAENELQKNALQEQESMQQKQNLMNAQLQQSAGQSMNFQQNQQFMHPNLLSAVDPTILAQQQQVAQAQHQVAQAQQQLNMQKQMLAQQQLVLQQQLITHQQMQMPGQTLSPQHIRNLQQQQYLAQQELQLQTQQNIIDQQNLALLAQKQQLMGQQQQKVEEILRAQRPIYTRQGSEQSQISTTEVHDHQQPVVSEQYHQQKPLLQPQMSMDQMQYQNQQYVEKQLQKQPSEEQPYHPQVQPMQGQSLPHNMMMQNFSLMQQNERQISSHEGTPVQNFTANPLQIYQQSQPVQTMPNIAYTSVESSIPSTVPTTLPQNPPVTQYQQVETVSTSNATSIPSSIPASLPTQVPQEVKPQNQVHDTVPQQLSIQAEEAFVPNGCHKEQFHTPMTEFPSGATHAEAIRQPELSSVEEKQAETQQQEGTAVPSPITSEKKSRGSKKRSREKEKFPRLTLLTISDDNTVVECLLESKSKTVTFKFHVPDVNPEELANNLVANNLLPEWQSGAFTELIGDIVRELRDPALARAPGRLRLNIDKTDYDSETTERDENLTDSNQDNSECTTPTASQDSIALAELADEAEPPTPVAALPPAPPLAATLPTVDTLARKISTASSIGSNQSDGGSTADRSGSMESNGEKKSQKPTRKISRFLVSPVVDRGEDVPEEKVDRTSAESDKPVEAPKVAEVTKEPPREPQVNGLPEPEPAPAPVSQPVPVQQPEAVPVTQPEPPAPVATQMTQAIPSDKFVPTHQYPLPTQLSHAPQTVTDHRPVDMKQMLSESAGGSIVQTSVQPNVTSTHLQSTMPQSFPFPSTINSTLFNGTLQPNLTNLTTPLQIATDTPLLGLSQVGTPMGVGGELALNIGLGQVAPGLADPMGLSRLQLTQSSLTPTPGVSESLANAENIQRMLLKQNIINQQQNLSGPNLLGLLNQPQFPQPELSLHNNLLTNAQPGPMCRLPYAPPRYYQPMLATANELIAQQQALQNSGQLNQPMSQLGLGLGLGAPLQPALAQNLGLQQNIGLATQNLALNQNIMGQNLGQNLGLAGQNLGLSGQNLMGGQNLGLGGQGLGLSGQNLSLMGQNLGHLVAQRAVHSALARRAADIDIGMANVNSTGSSQPSTPNKSQSYSEYMLTLQNKLASISNSGPVSPQSPLEYSPALSPTHKQMHSIPGHKRDAADGGAEGAAEGGEGAEGGEAAGSHAERLAHLDHELSKISLHYKHSQPKDAYSEHGADINDAAVENYHEERVPGARFQLSRAAALRGYALCRLLPADAAHGKDKLELSQSQFVGEGGLDELSCDNTSLCEDAGEASADADADAGADTDADADADVDCDTYVLTDRTRARRYVLDDALAERRHVILDPAPPLSDSRPSPGEAVETVEAGEFERSYLVLDTLRDMTCTVIDRTLALEDDACFARFTERRHRDETPPSVGISVSEEFARWRSAAPPEPPPALPGAPAAPGAPGAPTARRRLLRDLPAADLMADLYVDDALTDRGTSGSVMFIKSLINAIHNYVLLVWHVRLYGRVSEHMPPLKNVPIYMSSHVPYMLILIR, encoded by the exons cgAAAGGAGTGAGAAGAAAGCTCAGATGCTGTTCAACCAGGAATTGATTAATGAACAGAATATGCAGCAACAATTACTTTTGGAGCAGCAGTTGAGACAG GTTAAAATGATCCAGAACCAACAACAATCGGGTCCAGTGGATCCAGTGAAGGCTGGTCTGCTAAATGGTGTTGGTCCACAGCAGACTCTGGCATCCGTACA GCTAGATCAACAATCTCAACTGCTGCAGGCTCAACAACAGCTTCTACAGCATCAGTTTCAGCAGCATCTTAATAATGAAGAAAAAGCCATGAAATTGTTTCAGCATAATCTTATGCAGGCACGCATGTCACCTTCTCTTACGGGCGACCAGCAAATCTTGCAACAGCAGCAGCTTCTTCAGCAGCAGCAGTTTCTAGAACAAAATCTCAAACAGCAGGTGATGATGGAACAGAATCTCCTCAATCAGCAGATGTTAGAACAAACGGTAACCAACCAAGTTTTGATGGAACAACAGGCCCAGCAAGCTCTTTTCGAACCGCAGCAAAATACACTACAACcgaatttattaaatcaacaGTTAGTAgcgaatgaaattaataatcagAATCAAGCGTTGCAGCAGCAAATAATACAGCAGCAACAGAACATTATCGCTCATCAGGCAGCGGCGATACAACAAAAACAGTTGGAGGAGCAATTTACGGCCCAGGAGAATATGATGACTGGACCTCAAACGAATCTCGTTTCGAATCAAGTATTAGACCCATCCTTacaaaacttacaaaatattttagctcAGATTATACACAGGCCGGATACGTTGCAGTCAAGAAAAGACTCCGAATCAGAACAAATGCAACAGCAACAACTTttgcagcagcagcagcaggcacaacagcaacaacagcagcagcaacaacaacaacagcagcagcaacaacaacatcaacaacaacagcagcagcagcaacaacaacagcagcaacATCCACagcaaatacaacaacaaatcaTAAATCAGCAAGCCGAAAACGAACTTCAAAAAAATGCTCTGCAAGAGCAGGAATCCATGCAACAGAAGCAGAATCTAATGAATGCACAGTTGCAACAATCGGCTGGTCAAAGTATGAATTTTCAGCAAAATCAGCAGTTTATGCATCCAAACTTGTTGTCGGCTGTAGATCCTACTATTCTCGCGCAACAGCAGCAAGTGGCGCAAGCTCAGCACCAAGTAGCTCAAGCTCAACAACAATTAAATATGCAAAAGCAAATGTTAGCACAGCAGCAGCTCGTACTTCAGCAACAATTAATAACTCACCAGCAGATGCAAATGCCGGGACAAACTCTATCGCCGCAGCATATACGAAActtgcaacaacaacaatatttagCTCAACAGGAGTTACAATTGCAAACCCAACAGAATATAATAGATCAGCAAAATTTAGCATTGTTGGCCCAAAAACAGCAACTAATGGGACAGCAGCAGCAGAAAGTGGAGGAGATATTACGAGCACAACGGCCTATATATACACGCCAAGGATCAGAGCAAAGCCAAATAAGCACAACGGAGGTTCACGATCATCAACAACCTGTAGTTTCCGAACAGTATCATCAGCAAAAACCGCTTCTCCAGCCCCAGATGTCGATGGATCAAATGCAGTATCAGAATCAACAATATGTAGAGAAACAGTTACAAAAGCAACCGTCCGAAGAGCAACCGTACCATCCTCAAGTGCAACCAATGCAGGGCCAATCGCTTCCTCATAATATGATGATGCAAAATTTCAGCTTAATGCAGCAGAACGAAAGGCAGATATCTAGTCATGAAGGCACACCTGTGCAAAATTTTACTGCCAATCCTCTGCAAATTTACCAACAGAGTCAGCCTGTGCAAACTATGCCAAACATTGCGTACACTTCCGTCGAATCATCCATACCGTCTACAGTTCCTACAACATTACCTCAAAATCCTCCTGTGACACAGTATCAGCAGGTGGAGACCGTGTCGACGTCGAATGCTACTTCGATACCTTCGTCAATTCCAGCCTCTCTGCCTACCCAGGTGCCCCAAGAAGTCAAACCTCAAAATCAAGTCCACGATACGGTGCCTCAGCAACTAAGCATTCAAGCCGAAGAAGCCTTCGTGCCAAATGGTTGTCACAAAGAACAATTCCACACCCCGATGACAGAGTTCCCCTCGGGTGCGACACACGCTGAGGCGATACGGCAGCCGGAACTAAGCTCCGTTGAAGAAAAACAAGCTGAAACTCAACAACAAGAAG GCACGGCGGTACCGTCTCCTATAACGAGCGAAAAGAAAAGTCGTGGTTCGAAGAAGCGTTCTCGAGAGAAAGAGAAGTTTCCCCGTCTCACGTTGCTGACGATAAGCGACGACAACACCGTGGTCGAATGCCTGCTCGAGTCCAAGTCGAAGACCGTAACCTTCAAGTTCCACGTGCCAGATGTCAACCCCGAAGAACTCGCCAATAATCTT GTGGCGAACAACTTGCTGCCCGAATGGCAGAGCGGGGCGTTCACGGAGCTCATCGGCGACATCGTGCGCGAGCTGCGCGACCCCGCGCTGGCGCGCGCGCCCGGCCGCCTGCGCCTCAACATCGACAAG ACGGACTACGACTCCGAGACCACGGAGCGCGACGAAAATCTAACGGATTCCAATCAGGACAACTCCGAGTGCACCACGCCCACCGCCTCGCAGGACAGCATCGCGCTGGCCGAGCTGGCGGACGAGGCCGAGCCGCCCACGCCGGTCGCCGCCCTGCCGCCCGCCCCGCCTCTCGCCGCGACCCTGCCGACCGTCGACACGCTGGCGCGGAAGATCAGCACGGCCTCGTCTATAG GTTCTAATCAGTCGGATGGAGGATCGACGGCGGATAGGTCCGGTAGTATGGAATCTAACGGCGAGAAGAAATCCCAAAAACCCACTCGAAAGATTTCGAGATTTCTAGTCAGTCCCGTCGTAGACCGCGGCGAGGACGTTCCGGAGGAAAAAGTCGACCGGACGTCCGCCGAGTCGGATAAACCGGTAGAGGCTCCAAAAGTAGCCGAAGTCACCAAAGAACCGCCCCGCGAGCCGCAAGTGAACGGTCTCCCGGAACCGGAGCCGGCACCGGCGCCCGTTTCGCAACCGGTGCCCGTTCAGCAGCCGGAAGCCGTACCAGTCACACAGCCGGAACCGCCCGCGCCGGTGGCGACGCAAATGACTCAAGCCATTCCTTCAGATAAATTTGTTCCTACGCACCAGTACCCTCTGCCGACGCAGCTGTCGCACGCGCCACAAACGGTCACCGACCACAGGCCGGTGGACATGAAGCAGATGCTGAGCGAGTCGGCGGGCGGCTCCATCGTGCAGACCTCCGTGCAACCCAATGTCACGTCTACCCATCTCCAGTCGACGATGCCGCAAAGTTTCCCCTTCCCGAGCACGATTAATTCCACCCTATTTAATGGTACATTACAACCAAACCTTACAAACTTAACGACTCCATTACAAATAGCAACCGATACCCCACTACTCGGGCTGAGCCAAGTCGGAACGCCTATGGGAGTGGGTGGAGAGCTGGCACTGAATATAGGTCTGGGGCAAGTGGCACCGGGGCTCGCTGATCCGATGGGGCTCAGCAGGCTGCAGCTGACGCAATCCTCACTGACCCCCACCCCGGGGGTTTCCGAGTCGCTAGCGAATGCCGAAAATATCCAGAGGATGTTGCTCAAGcagaatataataaa CCAACAGCAGAATCTCTCGGGACCGAACCTACTGGGTCTTCTCAACCAGCCGCAGTTCCCGCAGCCGGAGCTCTCGCTACACAACAACTTGCTGACTAACGCGCAACCTG GCCCCATGTGTCGCCTGCCCTACGCCCCGCCGCGCTACTACCAGCCCATGCTGGCCACCGCTAACGAGCTCATAG CCCAGCAGCAAGCGCTGCAAAATTCGGGTCAGCTTAACCAGCCGATGTCACAGCTGGGCCTGGGCTTGGGCCTGGGCGCTCCGCTGCAGCCCGCCCTGGCGCAGAACCTCGGCCTCCAGCAGAACATAGGCCTCGCCACGCAGAACCTCGCACTCAATCAGAACATTATGGGACAGAATCTTGGACAGAATTTAG GTCTAGCCGGTCAAAATCTAGGTTTAAGCGGTCAGAATCTCATGGGCGGTCAGAACCTCGGACTCGGTGGTCAGGGGCTGGGACTGAGCGGCCAGAACCTGTCGCTGATGGGACAGAACCTCGGACATCTCGTGGCCCAGCGCGCCGTGCACAGCGCACTCGCGCGCAGAGCCGCCGACATCGACATCG GCATGGCGAATGTGAACTCGACGGGCTCGTCGCAGCCGAGCACGCCCAACAAGAGTCAGTCCTACAGCGAGTATATGCTCACGCTGCAGAACAAGCTCGCCTCCATCTCGAACAGC gGTCCAGTTTCTCCACAATCTCCTCTAGAATACAGTCCTGCATTATCGCCAACGCATAAACAAATGCACTCAATTCCAGGACATAAG CGGGACGCAGCCGACGGAGGCGCGGAGGGGGCTGCGGAGGGCGGCGAGGGCGCGGAGGGCGGCGAGGCGGCTGGCTCGCACGCCGAGCGGCTGGCGCACCTCGACCACGAGCTCAGCAAGATCAGCCTGCACTACAAGCACTCGCAGCCCAAG GACGCGTACAGCGAGCACGGCGCCGACATCAACGACGCCGCCGTCGAGAATTACCACGAAG AGCGCGTGCCGGGCGCGCGCTTCCAGCTgtcgcgcgccgccgcgctgcgcGGCTACGCGCTGTGCCGCCTGCTGCCCGCCGACGCCGCGCACG GCAAAGATAAGCTGGAGCTATCTCAGAGTCAATTCGTCGGGGAGGGGGGGCTGGACGAGTTGTCGTGCGACAACACGTCGCTGTGCGAGGACGCGGGCGAGGCGTCGGCGGACGCGGACGCGGACGCGGGAGCGGACACGGACGCGGACGCGGATGCGGACGTCGACTGCGACACGTACGTGCTGACGGACCGCACGCGCGCGCGCCGCTACGTGCTGGACGACGCGCTGGCGGAGCGCCGACACGTCATCCTCGACCCCGCGCCGCCTCTG agcgATTCGAGGCCGAGCCCCGGCGAAGCAGTCGAGACGGTCGAAGCGGGCGAGTTCGAGCGCAGCTACCTGGTGCTGGACACGCTGCGGGACATGACCTGCACGGTCATCGACCGCACGCTGGCGCTGGAGGACGACGCCTGCTTCGCGCGCTTTACGGAGAGGAGGCATCGCGATGAGACGCCGCCCAGCGTAGGAATCTCCGTGAGCGAGGAGTTCGCGCGCTGGCGAAGTGCCGCACCTCCCGAGCCCCCGCCTGCGCTCCCCGGGGCCCCCGCGGCCCCCGGGGCCCCCGGGGCCCCCACTGCTCGTCGCCGGCTGCTTCGCGACCTGCCCGCCGCCGACCTGATGGCCGACCTCTACGTCGACGACGCGCTCACCGACAGAGGTACTAGCGGATCTGTCATGTTTATAAAGTCATTAATAAATGCGATACACAATTATGTGCTTCTTGTATGGCATGTTCGATTATATGGGAGGGTAAGCGAGCATATGCCGCCACTGAAAAATGTTCCAATATATATGAGTAGTCACGTCccttatatgttaattttaattaggtaa